Part of the Mycoplasmopsis columboralis genome, TCATTATAATTTTCATATAGCTTAAATCACTTTTTCACTCTAAAGGATTTAACTGTTTTATAACTTTTCCTACAAAGATTATATAAAAAGGACAAGAATGTACAATTTTCTTGTCCTGGTTTATTACTTGTTCCGTCTTATTTAGATGCTATTTTTTTATATTATCTTTAAAATTTTTAAATATTTCTTTAATTAAGTCATGAGGAATTGCGCTTGCAGGTCCAGCTTCAGATAATTGTTCGTTTACCATTTTGTTCTTTTGGTTGTATGTCTTTTGATTTTTCATAACAAAATCCATTCCGCCCATTCCTGATTTAGCATTCCTTGCCTTTATCATTTTTTTAATAGATGCAAGTCCCAACATTCTGCTATCTAGAGATTTAGGAACTTTTGTATTAGGATCGTCTTTCAAGACATAATATTTTACTCCGTCAATTTCCTCTATAGTATATGGAGGCTCTATCTTCCCTTTTAGTAAGTCCATTTTTAAATTTGAGAAAAATATTGTTGGTTTAGTAGTTAAAAAACCATACTTACCCAAAGATGCTTCATTAAAGAAATGAGATTCACTATCATAAAAATCTCTTTTATTGTATTTTATATATTTTCACATCAATGAATGTTTTGGATTTTCGATATACCATAATTTGGGTTTATAATGTTTTATCAACTCAATAGTATTATTTATACATCTTTCCCCAAGTCTTTTAATAAATAGTTGAACATCGCTCTTTAAATTCTTTGTAAATCCACCTTTTAGCATTTCAAATTCATCAACTGATCTTTCGACAAGTTCTGTTCTTGTTTCATCTTTATATTTTCAAAAACAAGTTCCTCCACCTTTCATATTTAGAACACAACTAAAAGATTGACAAAGAGGGCTCGCAACGATAATATCAGGTTTAGGGTATTTTTTAAAAATATCTACTATATTTTCCTGTGATAAATCAAATTTAAAATGTTTATCTCTGGTTGGTTCAGTGACATCGAATGTATAAATATCAAAAAATTCTAACATGTCATTTTCTTTTAAAGAGTTAAAAACACTGTTCTGTCCACCACCAAACAAATCTCATACAACAATCTTTTTCATCTATCTCATCTCGTTTCTATAATAATCCTTAAGGTCATCAATGTTTTTAAAAACGGTGTTATTGTTTAAATATTTTACAAACTTTTCCTTTTTTTCAATGGATAAAGAGGAAAAAATATTATCAATTATATCAGAATTTAGAGATTGATTATTGCTGTGAATGCTATTGTGACAAATTTGACATAATGGATAGATATTAATTTCATCATGAACAATTTTTCAATCTAAAAAATCATTAAAGTTATTTTTAAAATATTTCCGAGGGACTAGATGATGAAAATCTAAAGGTAAATTCAAGTTTGTATTTTCTAAAGCTTCTTTTGTTCTTTTTCAATCAATTTTCATTCTACATGATTCTTCACTAATATGATTGGACACACAAGAATGATCGTAATATTCTAATAATGATATTTTTGTAACATTTGGAATTTGTGGGTCTGATATGTTTTTTACTAGTCCAAAAAATTTATCATAATAACTGAAATTGGTTGTATTTTCAACGTGATTTAGAGATGTAATAAAACTGTCTTTATCGAAAGATTTGTCTGATAATGTAATAAAAGAATATTTCAAAATATCCATATCATCCAATTTTTTAGATTTAATTTTTTTGTATTGTATTCCTGGATAATTTACAAAAGTTTCGAACTGTTGAAGGTCGAAATGTATAAAACTATTGCTTGAGTTTGTTGAAAAGTTATATCCATAAAATGATTTTGATGAAAAGATAAAAAATTTTAAATCATTGTCTTCTTTAACTCCTGCTACTAAGTAAGAATTATTTTTATATCCATTTTCTGATGAAAATTTCAAAAACTTGTCATTTCTAATTCTAACAGCATTCGGATGTGTTTTTAAACACATTGAAGTTATATTTGATAGAAATAAATTTTTCCCAAGTTCTAAACCCATATCATTTAATAAAAAATTATAAAACTTGCTATTTAAGATGTCTTGTTTTGATAATTTTATACATTTCAAAAAGTTCATGACATCTTGATATTTATTGAAATATAAGTTTTTCATGCAATAAATTATATTACACATAAATATTTAATTAATTTTGATATTAAAAAAATAGATAATAAACGATTATATATCAAAAAATATAAACGTATTCTAATATAAAAAAATCATTGATCTAAATCAATGAATATGAACATAAAAAAATGGTGGAGATGACGGGAGTCGAACCCGTGTCCACACACAAATAAGAATAAGCTTCTACAGTTTAGTTTATTTTCAATAAGTAAATAAATCTAAAAACAAACAAAATCTAATTTATTACTTTGGCAATCTTCATGCATAAGGAGCCACATTATGCACTATCCTTTAGACCCATCATTCCAATAAAGGAGTTTTGGATGATGACTTTGTCGCTAATTAAAATGCGTAAGCAAAGGTTTGGTTTTGTACCATCATTGATGATGAAACTTTTTCAGATTTTCCGTTTATTAAAACCTAGTAGTTTTTAAAGTGAACCACACTACTGCCACTTACAAATACCTGCATATGTCGAAACCATTACATCCCCAAATTAAAGGTAATTCTTAATGACCTTTTGCAAGCGTTTTTGAGTTTCTTCTTTGGCTATTTTATCTCGTTTATCATATTTTTTAAGACCTTTAGCAACTGCTATTTCTACCTTTACTTTTCCTTTAGTAAAGTAAAGTTTTAATGGAATTAAAGTAACTTGCTGAGTTTCTAAAGTAAATTTTAGTTTTCGAATCTCATTTTTGTGTAAAAGTAATTTACGTTCACGAGTTTCATCTACTTTGAGTAACATGTATTTATTAAAAAATGCTTCTTTTAAATAAATCTCATTTTTGTATATTGAGCAATAAGCGTTTGACAAATCTACTTGATTGGCTCGACAAGATTTAACTTCTCAACCCAAAAGAGAAATACCCGCTTCATATTTGTCAAGTATTTCATAATCTCGAAAAGCTTTTTTGTTACTTGAGATAATCTTCATAATAGCATATTAATTTTAACATTTAAGCTCAAAATAATAAAAAGAAATCAAGGAATGACCTTGATTAACTTTGTAGTTTGGCAATTAATTTTTCCTTAATTTCAGGATTTTCAAATAAATAATCTTTCATGGCTTTTTTGCCTTGAGCGACATTTTTACCTTCGTAAGAATATCAAGCTCCTTTTTTGATTAATTCACCATTTTCGACACTTAAATCAATTATTTCTCCTAAAGTGTCAATTCCACGCGAAAACAATATTTCACTACTTCCGGTTTTATAAGGAGCTGAAAGTTTGTTTTTGACAATTTTAAATTTCACTTCATTACCCACTGAGTCTTTGCCTTCTCCTAAAATTGAACCTTTTCTTACTTCAATGCGAATTGAAGAATAAAACTTGAGTGCTCTTCCACCAGTAGTGGTTTCTGGACTTCCAAATATTACCCCTACTTTTTCACGAATTTGATTAATAAAAATAACGGTAGTTTTGTTTTTATTTAAACTAGCAGTAATTTTCCGTAAAGCTTTAGACATAAGGCGAGCTTGTAGACCAATTTGTTGATCTTTCATTTCTCCATTTAGCTCAGCTTCAGGTACAAGAGCTGCCACTGAATCAACCACAATTAAATCAACATGACCACTTTTGGCAAGTAAATCAACAATCTCTAAAGCTTGTTCTCCTGAATCAGGTTGAGAAAGCAATAATGTATCAACATTAACTCCTATGTTTTGAGCATACACTGGATCAATTGAATGCTCAGCATCAATAAAAGCAGCAATACCACCTAATTTTTGAATTTCCGCAATAGCATGTAGTGAAAGTGTAGTTTTTCCACAACTTTCAGGACCATAAATTTCAATAATTCTACCTTTTGGTAGACCATTAATTCCGAGTAATTTATTTAATACAAAACTACCACTTGAAAACACTTCGGTGTTTGCGTGTGGGATGTCTCCTAAAATCATAATTGATTCGCTACCAAAACGCTTTTCGATTTCTTTTAAGGTTTCTTTAATTAATATTTCTTTTTCATTCATACTAACTCCATTCAGTTAGTTAATAAGGGTTTTATTTTAAATTTTCAAAATAAAACTTTTTTATGTTTTTTCTTAGTATATACATTATAAAAAATAAATAAAAAGTGCCAAAGCACTTTCTCTTATTTACGAATATTAAGTTCTTCAAGACATCTTGAATATTCAGCTGGATTGGTTTTTCTAAGGTGTTGTAATAACACTTTACGTTTAGAAATTTTTGCTAAGAAACCTCTTTTTGAGTGGTTATCTTTAGGGTTGTTTTTAAAGTGTGGTTTTAAAAGCTCAATATCTTCTGTTAAGATAGCAATTTGAACGAATGTGTTCCCTGTATCTTGAGCATTTTTCCCATATTTTTTAACTAATTCAGCTTTTCTTTCTTTTGTAACCATAATTTCTCCTCAATTATGTTTTAAACGTAGCCAAAAATCTTGTTTTTAACCAAGTTTAAAATTTATGTTTTTTAAATATTTCTTGTTTATTATATCAAGTTTTTATTTTTTAAAAAATAAGATTTTCCTTCGTGTAAATCACTATCTTTGATTTTGTCTTCGTTTTGTGAAATGATCAATCTTTGGAGCGAAAGTACTTCAACTAAAAGTCGTTGATTTTGGTTGAATTTCATTGGAGTATCAATTAAAGTAATTTCTTTTTGAGAGCTTAAATTGTGATGCAATAAACCATAGTAAACCATTAAATGAGTTTTAATAAGTACACAATAAATTCCTGAATGTAACTGAGCTAATTCTTTTGAAGTTTCAATTAAATTCGGATCTTTAAAAAGGCCTGAAAAAGAATAATTTTTAGGTAGTAATAAATTTAACTTATCTACTTCTCCAAACTCCAAAAGATCTTTTAAGTCTTTAGTGCTAATTTTAACATTTTGAATTTTGTATAAATCCACAATTGTAACATTAGCGTTAGTAAGAATATTTTTGATGTCTTCGGCCTTGTATTGAGCTCCTTTACCAAAACGAAAATCCTTTCCAACTACCAAATTAATTGGAGCATCTTTAAAAAGATTTATTAAAAAGTCTTTTCCATCCATTAAGGAAATATCTTTAAAATTCAACTCAACAACAGCATCAAAACCAAGTGTGGCAAAGTTCGTATATTTTGCAAAGTTGTCTGTAAAAAAACTTTTGCCAAATTTAGGCATTAAGTCTTCATTGTTAAAACAAACAATGATTTTGCGTCCTTTGTTAGCATGAATTGTTTTCAAAAGTTGAAAATGACC contains:
- the smpB gene encoding SsrA-binding protein, whose product is MKIISSNKKAFRDYEILDKYEAGISLLGWEVKSCRANQVDLSNAYCSIYKNEIYLKEAFFNKYMLLKVDETRERKLLLHKNEIRKLKFTLETQQVTLIPLKLYFTKGKVKVEIAVAKGLKKYDKRDKIAKEETQKRLQKVIKNYL
- the recA gene encoding recombinase RecA yields the protein MNEKEILIKETLKEIEKRFGSESIMILGDIPHANTEVFSSGSFVLNKLLGINGLPKGRIIEIYGPESCGKTTLSLHAIAEIQKLGGIAAFIDAEHSIDPVYAQNIGVNVDTLLLSQPDSGEQALEIVDLLAKSGHVDLIVVDSVAALVPEAELNGEMKDQQIGLQARLMSKALRKITASLNKNKTTVIFINQIREKVGVIFGSPETTTGGRALKFYSSIRIEVRKGSILGEGKDSVGNEVKFKIVKNKLSAPYKTGSSEILFSRGIDTLGEIIDLSVENGELIKKGAWYSYEGKNVAQGKKAMKDYLFENPEIKEKLIAKLQS
- the rpsO gene encoding 30S ribosomal protein S15, which gives rise to MVTKERKAELVKKYGKNAQDTGNTFVQIAILTEDIELLKPHFKNNPKDNHSKRGFLAKISKRKVLLQHLRKTNPAEYSRCLEELNIRK
- a CDS encoding FAD synthase, translated to MLIYDINNFEIKENDNFILGAFESFHMGHFQLLKTIHANKGRKIIVCFNNEDLMPKFGKSFFTDNFAKYTNFATLGFDAVVELNFKDISLMDGKDFLINLFKDAPINLVVGKDFRFGKGAQYKAEDIKNILTNANVTIVDLYKIQNVKISTKDLKDLLEFGEVDKLNLLLPKNYSFSGLFKDPNLIETSKELAQLHSGIYCVLIKTHLMVYYGLLHHNLSSQKEITLIDTPMKFNQNQRLLVEVLSLQRLIISQNEDKIKDSDLHEGKSYFLKNKNLI